Within Elizabethkingia sp. JS20170427COW, the genomic segment AGCTCTTACCGAACTTAACTTAGGAATTGGCCCCTTTGTAATTGGTCCTTATGTAGAAAGAAAAATTGGCAAATCGCAGTTTATCGCCATGACTTTGGACACTGAATTTAGGTCTGCCCAATGGGCTTTGCTGCATAATATTTACCATTCTGTTGCTTCCGATATCCAAGAAATGGATAAAAATATTCAGCAATTCCTAACTCAACTATCTGGAAGAAGTGAGGAAGCTTTAGCCCTCATCAAAAAAATTGCTTGGGAAGGTACGGAAGACTTCAACCAAATGACTCCTGCAAGAGTACATATGAGTGCCAGCCTTATCCTTGAAAAATCCGCAAAAGAAAATATCGAGAAAATTAAAGAAAGGCTTCGGAAAAAGTCATAAAAAAATACAAGCAAGAATAAATTGTATTCTTGCTTGCTTTATTTTGCTAATAATCTTTTACTTTCTTAATACCCTAAAAGCGATAATACATCTTCAGGTTTTTGCTCTTCTCTAAAGACTTTATAAGTGAAATTTCCTTCCTCATCCTTATCAATCAAAATATGCTTAGGCTGAGGCATCAAGCAGTGGTGTACGCCTCCGTAGCCACTAATGGTTTCTTGGTAAGCACCTGTATTAAAGAATCCTAAATACATAGGTTTAGATTCAGAAAAAACTGGAAGATAAATCGCATTGGTATGCTGCTCGGAGTTGTAATAGTCATCCGAATCACAAGTTAAACCTCCTAAGAAAACACGCTCATAGCTATCTTCCCAACGGTTGAGAGGAAGCATGATAAAACGACGAGAAATTGCCCATGTATCAGGAAGTGTTGTCATGAAAGAGCTATCAATCATATTCCACTTTTCTCTATCATTTTGGCGTTTCTGGCTGATTACTTTAAAGAGATGTCCTCCACTTTCTCCTACTGTAAAAGAACCAAATTCAGTATAGATGTTAGGCTCTTCCACTCCTTCTTCTTCACAGAATTTTTTAATTTGGAATACAATTTCTGAAACCATGTACTCATAATCATATTCAAAATTTAAAGAAGTTTTAATAGGAAAACCTCCACCAATATTTAATGAATCTACCTCTGGAGCAATTTTTTTAAGACGAGCATATACTCTTAAGCATTTAAAAAGCTCATTCCAATAATAGGCAGTATCTCTAATCCCTGTATTGATAAAGAAATGCAACATCTTTAATCTCGCATTAGGGTGATCTGCAATTTTTTGACTGTAATAAGGGATAATATCTCTATATCCTATCCCTAATCTAGAGGTATAAAACTCAAATTTAGGCTCCTCTTCAGAAGCGATGCGTATTCCGATATTAAAGGTCTTATCTATACTTTCGGTAAGCTTATCTAGTTCTCGGTAGTTATCTAAAATAGGGGTTACATTCTCAAAACCATCATTGATAAGTTCTGATATTTTCTGAAGATAATCATCGGTTTTAAAACCATTACAGATGACTTCAATATTTTTATCTACTTTTTGGTTTTGGTGTAACTTCTTCACAATGTCGATATCATAAGCCGAAGACGTCTCAATACTGATATCGTTTTTTAAAGCTTCTTCTAAAACAAATGCAAAGTGGCTAGATTTAGTGCAATAACAGTAGCGGTATCCTTTTTTGTAATCATGAGCGACAAATGCATCCTTAAACCACTGTTTTGCTCTTTGAATATTTTCTGAAATTTTAGGAAGGTAGTTAAATTTCAGAGGTGTTCCGAATTGTTCGGCGACTTCCATTAAAGGAATTCCATGGAATTTTAGTTCGTGATTTTCTACCTGAAATTCGCTTTGTGGAAAATACAAAGTCTGATCGATAAGTTCAGAATACTTAATTTTCATTCTATAATAATGGGGGTTTAAATAACATAAAAAATTTTAAATTTTTCCAAGTTGCAAAATTGCATAAAAAATATGAAATTTAAAAGACTGATTTTCTCGCATTTACCCCAACTAAAAAAAGCTGCTACCTAAGGCAACAGCTTCTCTATAAATACTTATATATTAATTATTTAACAATTTTCATTTCGTTCAACAACCATTTTGCATCTGCAAATTTGTCGATTACAAATAAGATATACTTGGTGTTCACCATAATATTTCGGCTGAAACGCGGATCAAAATTAATATCACTCATCGTCCCTTCCCACTGTCTATCGAAGTTTAGGCCTACCAAATTTCCATGAGCATCTATCGCTGGACTTCCTGAATTACCTCCCGTGGTGTGGTTGGTGGCTGTAAAATTCACTGGAACTTCTCCCGTTTTATCGGCATATTGCCCATAATCTTTCTTCTGATAGAGATCGATTAGTCTTTTAGGAACATCAAATTCATAATCACCAGGGATATATTTTTCCATTACTCCTGAAAGGCTAGTTTGGTAGCCATAAGAAACCGCATCTCTAGGATTGGATCCTTTTACTACCCCATAAGTTACCCTCAGAGTAGAGTTAGCATCTGGGAAGAATTTCTTTTCCTTATCGGTATCCATTTGCAACTTCATATACTTCTTCTGAAGAGCATCTATTTGGTTTTGTAACTGGCTTAACTGTGGATATGTCTTTTGAGCATAAATACTTCCTAACGTTAATGCCAATTGATAGAAAGGATCATTCTTTAAAGTAGCTACCAACTGTGGAGATGCAAATACTTTATCAATATCTTGGTTGATGAAAGCTCCGTCTAAAGCCTTTCTTCCAGAAATAATAGAGTTTTTAGACCAGTTTTCTATGGTTTGTAAATTTTGGTTCACCTCTGAAAACTGTTGAAATCCATTAGGCAAGAAATCTTGAGGTGTTTTTTCAGCATAAAGAGCCAATAATTTTGCGGTTACCTTGGCATCAAGCTCTCCATCGTAATTTTTATAGAAATTAGTTAAAGTCTTTTTAAAGGAATTGGTATAATCCTGATTTGCTGAACCACTTTCTACACGGTTAACATAGTTCACAAACATATTTGCCAATCTTAAAGTCTCCGCATTTCTTACCACTTCTTGATAATAAGCATCATTAAGAGCATAAGGTGCTTGCTGAGTGTAAAGTTGGTTAAATTGCGCTATAGTTTTCTGAACTTCTGGATTTAGATTTCCTAATTTCTGTTCATATGCTTGTTTTTTTGCAACTGCATTAGACTTCTTCAAGCCTTCCACTTCTCCACTCCATTTTTTCCAATAATTGGCTACTGAAGCATATTTAGAAGCGTATTTTATACGAGTAGCATCATCGGCACGCATTTTTTCATCCAGAGTTTTTAGGGCTACGTCTCTTACCTTTATTCTAGCAGGATCAATATCTTGAATAATTTTTTCCACCGCTATAGAAGGAAGATATTCGGTAGTACGCCCTGGGAAGCCAAATACAAAGGTAAAGTCGCCTTCTTTTAAATCTTTTATCGAAATAGGTAAAGAATATTTTGGAGTGTACGGCACATTATCCTTAGAATATTCGGCAGGCTGGTTGTTTTTATCTGCATAAATTCTGAACAAAGAAAAATCCCCTGTATGCCTTGGCCACACCCAGTTGTCGGTATCAGAACCAAATTTACCAATAGATTGAGGTGGTGCTCCTACCAATCGTATATCTTTAAAAGTTTCTATGGTAAACGCATAATATTTATTTCCATCGTACATTGGCTTTACCACCACTTTCTGAAATGGTTTTAGCTTTGCCGTTGCTTTAAAATCTTCAATATTTTTTGCTATATATTTCTTAGCCTCTTCAGGAGAAAGGTTCTCACTTCCGGGAAGTATTTTATCGCTTACCTCTACAATATCGGTGATAAAGTCTACTGTTACCCCAGGGTTAGGAAGTTCTCCTTCTGTATTTTTCGCCCAAAAGCCATTGCTAAGAAGGTCGTTTTCTACAGTTGAATGAGCCTGAATTTGTCCATAACCACAGTGGTGATTGGTAAGCAACAGACCTTTAGGAGAAATTACCTCAGCGGTACATCCTCCGTTAAATTGCACAACAGCATCCTTAATACTTGGCTTTTGAGTGTTGAAAATATCTTTGGCAGAAATCTTCATCCCCAAGTCCTTCATTTCCTTTTCATTAAGCTCTGTAGGAATCCACATTCCTCCGGCTTTCTGCCCAAAAGCAACTACCGATGGCAAAATAGCTATTGCTAAAAGAATCGTTTTCTTCATTATTCTAATAATTTGCGCCTAATTTACAAAGAATTTCCGAGCTTTCTCTTGAGGTGAACATTCAACAAAAACCAATAAAAAAATAGAGCTACATAAGCAACTCTATTTCCGTTTTATAATTATGTTAAATTTAATTTTTTTCAATTTCTTCAGCTAAAAATTCCCATTCCTGAAGAGCTATTTCCAAATCATCTTTCAGTTTTTGGTAACTTTCTAACTGCTCTTCAGTAGGATTAGATTTCGAAAAAGAAGTTTCTAACTCTTCTATTGAAGCTTCAATGGTTGAAATCTTCTCTTCCACTTTTTTCAATTTATTCTGAAGAGCTTTTTTCTCCTTGCTGATGAATTCTTTTTTTTTTTCTACTACCTTTTCCTCTTTTGGCTTTTCAACTACTTTTATTTCAGGGGTTGATTTAGATTCTGCCAATTTAGATTTTTCAATAGAAACTTCACGGATACTTTCTTTTTGTCGGTATTCTAAATATTCATCAATATTTCCTAAAAACTCCTTCATTCTCCCATCTCTAAACTCGAATATTTTATCTGAAAGCCCTTGTAAGAACTCTCTATCGTGAGAAATTAATATCAAGGTACCATCAAAATTCTTAAGTGCCAGTTTAATAATTTCTTTAGATTGTATGTCCAAGTGGTTGGTAGGCTCATCCATAATCAAAGTATTAAAAGGGCGAAGTAAAAGTTTACACAATGCCAAACGATTTCGCTCTCCCCCCGACAATACTTTGGTTTTCTTTTGTACATCTTCTCCTTGGAAAAGGAAAGATCCTAATAAATCCCTAACGCGAGGTCTTGTTTCCTCTGTTGCGGCATCCTCTGCTTCTTCTAAAACCGTTTTATTAGGAGAAAGTACTTCTTCTTGATTCTGAGCAAAATATCCAATATTTACATTATGTCCAGTAATCAACTCACCTGTATAATCTTTAGTTTCACCAGATAAGATTTTTGCTAAAGTAGTTTTCCCTTGTCCGTTCTGTCCTAATAATGCTATTTTTTCACCTCTCTCTACAAAGAAATCTACCTCATCAAAGATTTGTTTTTTCCCATAAGCTTTTCCTAGATTTTTTGCTTCAAAAATAACTTTACCTGGAGTAATGGACTGTACAAAGCGTATGTTAAATTTGGTAACATCATCGTTATCCACTTCTATACGTTCTATTTTTTCTAATTTCTTAATCAAAGATTGAGCGAAAGAAGCTTTGGTAGCACTGGCTCTAAATCGGTTGATTAATTCCTCTGTATGTTTAATTTCAGCATCTTGATTTTTCTTCGCTTGGATTAGCTTTTCCTTTCTATCCTTGCTCATTTCGAGATACTTGGTATAATTTGCCTTATAATCATCAACTTTTTTATTGTTGATATCAAAAGTACGGTTGCATACCGAAGTCATAAATTGTTTATCGTGAGAAACTAAAACAATAGCTCCTGGATAGTCTTTTAAAAAGTTTTCTAGCCAGATGATAGACTCCATATCCAAGTGGTTGGTAGGCTCATCCAGCAGCATAAGATCATTTTTTTGTAGGAGGAGTTTTGCCAATTCTATACGCATTCTCCATCCTCCTGAAAACTCATCGGTAATTTTATCAAAATCTTCAGCTTTAAAACCTAAACCTAGCAGTACCCTTTCCATTTCTGCATCTAGATTGTATGCATCGTGATGAAAAAGCAAATCATTAAGCTCGGTCATCCTTTCTATCAACTTTATATAAGCATCGCTTTCATAATCGGTACGGGTTGCCATCGCATGGTTTACCTCTTCTAGCTCGGCTTTCATTTGGTTGATTTTTTCAAAAGCCTGCATGGTTTCATTCCAAACCGTTCTTCCTTTTACAAAATCCAAATCTTGTTTTAAGAAACCTATGCTAATATCTCCTTCTGGCAAAACATCTCCTTCATAAAAAGAGATTTCTCCGGAAAGCATTTTTAGTAGTGTAGATTTTCCGGCTCCATTTTTCCCCACAAGTCCTACTTTATCGGTTTTAGAGATTCTGAAATTCACTCCTTGAAAGAGATAATTCCCCGAGTGATGTAATCCCAAATTTTGTACTGAAAGCATAAGTTGATTTTTATTTTATCTTAAAGATTTGCAAAAATAAAAAAATAAAACACAGTTTAGAAATTAGCATCCTTTGCCTACCGATATTTATTCCTATATTTGAGTATGAATCTTAATCAAATTCTTAATTCCGATTTTAAAAATGAGATTACCTCTAGTGGAGGAGTAAAAAAACTCCCTGCAGGAAGTGTAATGCTAGATATAGACTCTTATATCAATTATATTCCTTTGGTACTTTCAGGAAGTATAAAAATAGTGCGCACGGAAGAAAGTGGTAAAGAAATCCTCCTCTATTATCTTACCCCTGGTGAGAGTTGTATTTCTTCTATTCTTTCAGGATTATCCCAAAATACATCAAAAGTAAAAGCTATTGTAGAAGAGGATGCCGAAATATTAATGGTTTCCCTTAACAAAGCAAAAGAATGGCTAAAAAAATATCCAGAATGGACAGATTTCATCTTCGGACTTTACCAAAAGCGTTTTGAAGAACTCCTTAACGTCGTAAATTCCGTTGCCTTCCAAAAGGTGGATACCAGAATTTTACATCTTTTAAAACAAAAGTCTCAACTATACCAATCTCCAGAAATACAAGTTACTCATCAAAAAATTGCAGATGAATTGGGGATTACACGAGAGGCTACTAGTAGAATACTCAAACAACTCGAAAAAGAAGGAAACATCATTCTTTCTCGAAATAAAATTACTCTTTTATCGTAAATGAAGATTTTACATACTGCCGATTGGCATTTAGGAAAAAAGCTAGATCGCTTTTCTAGAATAGAAGAACAAACCCTTGCTATGGAAGAAATTATCGAACTCGCAGAGCAAGAAAATGTAGATGCTGTAATTGTTGCTGGAGATTTATTCGATAACTTCAACCCTAATGTAGAAGCAATTGAACTTTTTTATAAATCCTTAAGAAGACTCTCCAACAATGGCAATAGACTTGTATTAGCCATTGCAGGAAACCATGACTCACCCACCTTTATCGACGCTCCTAATCCTCTGGCAAGAGCTTGTGGAATCATACTTATTGGTTTCCCAAATGCAGAGGTAATTCCATATTCCGCAGATGGATTTAAAATTACCAAGACTGATAAGGGCTTTGTGGAAATCGTTTTCCCTCAGCATCCTTACCCACTAAGGGTTTTACATACTCCTTACGCCAATGAAATCCGTTTAAAACAATATTTTGGTGAAGAAAAACAAAAGTCTCTTAACGAGCTTCTTGCCCATAACTGGAAAAACCTTGCTGACCTATACTGCGATACCCAAGGAGTGAACATATTAACTACCCACCTCTACATGAATAAAAAAGAAAGTGATATTCTAGAAGAACCAGAGGGTGAAAAACCTATCAAAATAGGAAATGCCGATATGGTATATTCTGATGCTATTCCAGAACAAATTCAATACACAGCACTCGGACATTTACATGGTTTTCATAATATCGGAAGCGAGGAAAAACCTATACTTTACTCATCTTCTCCCTTGGCATATAGTTTCAGTGAAGCGGGACAAAAAAAATACGCCATTATCATTACTGTAGAACCTGGACAAAAAGCAACTTACCAGAAAAAACAATTGCTTTCTGGCCGTTCTCTAGAACGAAAATCATTCTCCAATGTAGAAAATGCTGTAAAGTGGCTAGGAGATAATCCCAATACTTGGGTTGAGCTTACCCTGGAAAGCGAAACCTTCCTTACTGCTGGAGAGCGAAAAAAGATTTTCCAAACCCACCAAGGGATTGTTTACCTTATTCCTAAAATAAAGACTGAAAAAACTGATATTAATCCCTACACAAAAGAAATTGATCTTCAAAAAGAAACCTCTGAACTTTTCAAGGAATATTTTAAGTCAAAATACCAACAACAAGAACCTAATGAAGAATTGATGAATATTTTAAAAGAAATTTTATAGCAAAACGTATTATTAAACAATTGTTTAATATTGCGTTTTTTTTCATTACTTTGTAATTTATGAATTTTAAATAATTAACTTTAAAAAGAATTTTTCTTCAAAACGGTTAAAATAATGAAAAAACATTTTTTTTGGGGAAGCTTTATATTATCTGCTATCATCAATTATAGCAACGCCCAATCTTTAACTTTAAAAGATTGTATTGCCAGAGCCAAGGAAAACAATACGGCGATAGAACTGGCAAAACAATCGGTAGAAACGCGTAAAGAGCAATTGGAGGGTAGCAAAAAAAACATCCTTCCAAAGGTTGATCTTTTGGCGGGATACAACTATTTGGGCAAACCTTTGGAGGTTAACTTACAACAAACCAAAGACGGTATTATAGAAGGTTCTGCCCTACAATCTGCAAATGCTGCAACTACTATTTATGAGCAAATTACTGGAGATCCCCTCAACCAAAATATTAGAGATCTTATCTACCAAAGTTCGCGTAACATTATTTCTGCTGTTTACCCCAACTATAATCCCGCACTCAGCAAGCAAGATTATTTCTTGGCAGGAGTGATGTTGAGGCAACCTATTTATCTGGGTGGAAAGCTAAAAGCCGTACAAGAACTAAAAAAACAGGAACTCCATTCAAGTGAAATCAATTTGGAAAACGCTCAAGATCTTTTGGTGTACAACCTTAGTCTTCAGTATCTTCAGGTATTGTATTTCAACTCGATGATTGAAAAGGAAGAACAAAAAGTAGAAGCTCTGCAGAAAAATGAAAAATACGCTGCCAACCTTTTAAAATCCGAGATCATCCCACCTTATCAGAAAAAATGGGCAGATGTTGCTCTTATACAAGGGAAAACAAGCTTGGAAAATTTAAAATTAGAAAGAGAAA encodes:
- a CDS encoding arginine decarboxylase → MKIKYSELIDQTLYFPQSEFQVENHELKFHGIPLMEVAEQFGTPLKFNYLPKISENIQRAKQWFKDAFVAHDYKKGYRYCYCTKSSHFAFVLEEALKNDISIETSSAYDIDIVKKLHQNQKVDKNIEVICNGFKTDDYLQKISELINDGFENVTPILDNYRELDKLTESIDKTFNIGIRIASEEEPKFEFYTSRLGIGYRDIIPYYSQKIADHPNARLKMLHFFINTGIRDTAYYWNELFKCLRVYARLKKIAPEVDSLNIGGGFPIKTSLNFEYDYEYMVSEIVFQIKKFCEEEGVEEPNIYTEFGSFTVGESGGHLFKVISQKRQNDREKWNMIDSSFMTTLPDTWAISRRFIMLPLNRWEDSYERVFLGGLTCDSDDYYNSEQHTNAIYLPVFSESKPMYLGFFNTGAYQETISGYGGVHHCLMPQPKHILIDKDEEGNFTYKVFREEQKPEDVLSLLGY
- a CDS encoding S46 family peptidase, with the protein product MKKTILLAIAILPSVVAFGQKAGGMWIPTELNEKEMKDLGMKISAKDIFNTQKPSIKDAVVQFNGGCTAEVISPKGLLLTNHHCGYGQIQAHSTVENDLLSNGFWAKNTEGELPNPGVTVDFITDIVEVSDKILPGSENLSPEEAKKYIAKNIEDFKATAKLKPFQKVVVKPMYDGNKYYAFTIETFKDIRLVGAPPQSIGKFGSDTDNWVWPRHTGDFSLFRIYADKNNQPAEYSKDNVPYTPKYSLPISIKDLKEGDFTFVFGFPGRTTEYLPSIAVEKIIQDIDPARIKVRDVALKTLDEKMRADDATRIKYASKYASVANYWKKWSGEVEGLKKSNAVAKKQAYEQKLGNLNPEVQKTIAQFNQLYTQQAPYALNDAYYQEVVRNAETLRLANMFVNYVNRVESGSANQDYTNSFKKTLTNFYKNYDGELDAKVTAKLLALYAEKTPQDFLPNGFQQFSEVNQNLQTIENWSKNSIISGRKALDGAFINQDIDKVFASPQLVATLKNDPFYQLALTLGSIYAQKTYPQLSQLQNQIDALQKKYMKLQMDTDKEKKFFPDANSTLRVTYGVVKGSNPRDAVSYGYQTSLSGVMEKYIPGDYEFDVPKRLIDLYQKKDYGQYADKTGEVPVNFTATNHTTGGNSGSPAIDAHGNLVGLNFDRQWEGTMSDINFDPRFSRNIMVNTKYILFVIDKFADAKWLLNEMKIVK
- a CDS encoding TolC family protein translates to MKKHFFWGSFILSAIINYSNAQSLTLKDCIARAKENNTAIELAKQSVETRKEQLEGSKKNILPKVDLLAGYNYLGKPLEVNLQQTKDGIIEGSALQSANAATTIYEQITGDPLNQNIRDLIYQSSRNIISAVYPNYNPALSKQDYFLAGVMLRQPIYLGGKLKAVQELKKQELHSSEINLENAQDLLVYNLSLQYLQVLYFNSMIEKEEQKVEALQKNEKYAANLLKSEIIPPYQKKWADVALIQGKTSLENLKLERENALLTLKQMMGMALDSNLEIDGKISEDYATTTELQKLQAGQNTDIRLLNAKKEEANTALKVAKSMNYPNIFAIGNAQFFRKDLPVITPPWMVGIEMQWTIFNGFENQNKIKAAQSLVKEANLLIQQKQEAVALALQLAQNKIKAFQNQSETLDAARKETYTTTEMVRKRMENSLSSVKDVNDALQLQYSSEKLFYTSLVAYQTALATYYYLNGQPENITTLIN
- a CDS encoding exonuclease SbcCD subunit D is translated as MKILHTADWHLGKKLDRFSRIEEQTLAMEEIIELAEQENVDAVIVAGDLFDNFNPNVEAIELFYKSLRRLSNNGNRLVLAIAGNHDSPTFIDAPNPLARACGIILIGFPNAEVIPYSADGFKITKTDKGFVEIVFPQHPYPLRVLHTPYANEIRLKQYFGEEKQKSLNELLAHNWKNLADLYCDTQGVNILTTHLYMNKKESDILEEPEGEKPIKIGNADMVYSDAIPEQIQYTALGHLHGFHNIGSEEKPILYSSSPLAYSFSEAGQKKYAIIITVEPGQKATYQKKQLLSGRSLERKSFSNVENAVKWLGDNPNTWVELTLESETFLTAGERKKIFQTHQGIVYLIPKIKTEKTDINPYTKEIDLQKETSELFKEYFKSKYQQQEPNEELMNILKEIL
- a CDS encoding ABC-F family ATP-binding cassette domain-containing protein — protein: MLSVQNLGLHHSGNYLFQGVNFRISKTDKVGLVGKNGAGKSTLLKMLSGEISFYEGDVLPEGDISIGFLKQDLDFVKGRTVWNETMQAFEKINQMKAELEEVNHAMATRTDYESDAYIKLIERMTELNDLLFHHDAYNLDAEMERVLLGLGFKAEDFDKITDEFSGGWRMRIELAKLLLQKNDLMLLDEPTNHLDMESIIWLENFLKDYPGAIVLVSHDKQFMTSVCNRTFDINNKKVDDYKANYTKYLEMSKDRKEKLIQAKKNQDAEIKHTEELINRFRASATKASFAQSLIKKLEKIERIEVDNDDVTKFNIRFVQSITPGKVIFEAKNLGKAYGKKQIFDEVDFFVERGEKIALLGQNGQGKTTLAKILSGETKDYTGELITGHNVNIGYFAQNQEEVLSPNKTVLEEAEDAATEETRPRVRDLLGSFLFQGEDVQKKTKVLSGGERNRLALCKLLLRPFNTLIMDEPTNHLDIQSKEIIKLALKNFDGTLILISHDREFLQGLSDKIFEFRDGRMKEFLGNIDEYLEYRQKESIREVSIEKSKLAESKSTPEIKVVEKPKEEKVVEKKKEFISKEKKALQNKLKKVEEKISTIEASIEELETSFSKSNPTEEQLESYQKLKDDLEIALQEWEFLAEEIEKN
- a CDS encoding Crp/Fnr family transcriptional regulator; this translates as MNLNQILNSDFKNEITSSGGVKKLPAGSVMLDIDSYINYIPLVLSGSIKIVRTEESGKEILLYYLTPGESCISSILSGLSQNTSKVKAIVEEDAEILMVSLNKAKEWLKKYPEWTDFIFGLYQKRFEELLNVVNSVAFQKVDTRILHLLKQKSQLYQSPEIQVTHQKIADELGITREATSRILKQLEKEGNIILSRNKITLLS